Sequence from the Phragmites australis chromosome 11, lpPhrAust1.1, whole genome shotgun sequence genome:
CCCCTGTCTCTACGGTGCCTCGATCAGCGTGGAAGGCAAGATGATAGTGTTAGGTGAATCTCTGCACACTCGTCTGCACGCATTAAATGCTCCTATACCCAATGTTTCAATTTCTACTCAGAGATGGATGTCAAGAAGTCAAATTGTTCAAGCCTTTCTTGAGTCTCAAGTGGGAATAACAGTAGGGCGCTCAACCCAAAAGCGTTTTCACTCAACACTCGGAATAGAGCATATTCTtactcgattctttcgactTTGAGTTTGATCTACCTTACTCGACTAAGCTCAGACTTAGTAGAAATCCTTACTGTTGAGTAGAACTAGGGGACTGCTATAGAATATCTAaatatgtgatatatatatataaggagtACACGATATATGGATAGGACATACCATGCACATATATAACAACTCTGGTACTACGAAACTAAATCTGTGGTACCTAATACACTAAGAAATCTAGAAGATGTATATAGAAAGGTCTGGATTGATCACCCAACTCAAAAACAACTAgtatccaaattgaattcatcTACTTTGTCTTGTTAGACAAGATAGATGACTCTCTATTGACTATGACTGGATAGGAGACAACATATCAGCTTGTATAAAGCGGGGACTCAGACCCccgagggaggagaggaaaaacTCGCACATCTACAACTTgacgcaagcaccaagaccatagAAAATACTCGACGACTTCAGTTCTAGATTAGCTTAAATCTAATCTGCTCATTGTTATAAGTCTCATCACATTGTCTCtactcgagagaatacatatatatatatcatcatcCATATAGAACATAGGATATTACTCTAATCAGAAACCCAAATTTGTCTACATCATATGTCTCGCTTCGTGTTTAATCATGACCTCGAAGGTACCTAATCAATTACGAATATATTATCAAAAATTAATCTTTAACAGATATATTATCAAGAATTAATCTTATAACTACAGCTTATAAATTCTGACCTGTCCTGTAGGTACATCCACCGTGGAGTTGACACAACTACAGCTTATAAATTCTGACCAGTTTGCTCGATCACATTCTTACAACATTTTACTTGGGCGTCAAACTTTTCACAAAATATACTtgggcatcaaaccaaaatcaatgaAACAGACAGAAACTGTTGCTTGCAGTTGCAATCATATGCATTGCAGCGTATTCAGAATGGCGGCACCGTACACTGAAAAGAACAGTCCTAGAACAAAAGCTGAGATTGGCTATCAACCAACCGAGTCTTTGCACAAACACAGCATCAACAGTTTATAGGGTCTAGGCCAGGCATcttgaagaaaaaatatatcGAAAAGATATTGTAGGGTCTTCACACACCCAGGTCCAAATGAGGATGCAATCCATTATGATTAAGAGTTTCAAACGCTAAGAGGGTAATATAACTAATTTAGTAAACTCTGCTTTCATAAGAAAGTTTCTCACACAAAGGGGCAAGAAATTGACGAACCCCAAATGGTTTGCTATTACAATAGACGTCTGGTCAACGTAAATCAAAGTAAAATaaaacacacatacacacaccaCAGGTTACACAGTTCATAACACTACTACAAAGGTAGCTGTAATCTTTTACCCTCCGTGGAAGATAGAAGAAATgcatataaaaatttaaatgaGAAATTCCTTATCACGAATAAAGAATAATATTAATGCAATCATTAGAATGACCCCAGTAAGAAAAATACTTGCATTGAGAATGAACATGGGATGATGAGCCAAAGTATGACAACCATTAAGCGAGCAACTCACAAACAAAATATAGGCCCCCATGCATTTCAGCCAAGATAGATTCgtttttttcccttcattttTCATGCACAATGATTTCATAGAAAGACGACTTATCTCGGCCAACAGTCAAGGTACACAAGCATGGTTCGATACACAAGAAAGTAAAACTTTTTCAACCAACTGCAGCTGGGAccaaaacaagaacaagaaacaaATGACAATTTTTACTTTTCTTATTCAGTGGCCTCTTACCTACAGGGTAGGGGACACTAGGAAGATCCTCCCCTGCAGTAAGAAGACCACTCGTATGAACGAGGTGACAGAGCAGGATCCATTGGATGATTGCTGTCGTGCAACCCAGGGATGCCTGCACCACTGAGGTTTCCAGGTGCCCTTGCGGATCTTCCGCCCATGAACATGGTTGACCATGTGTCTGACAGCCGCTCCCTCTTTGCTGCTGGGTTCAACAACGTTGTGTCTACGCTCCAGTCTACCGAGGTGTAGTCATAAGGTGCTAGCCCATTGGTTCTCCAATCAGCATGGGACAAAGTTGAGGATGGCTCAGATGAGCTCCATCCCCTAAACGCCCCATGTGATGACACCACAGCACGGGAAGAGGATGTACCTCCAGAACCCCAGGTGCCACCCCAACCATTGGCAGCCAGCTCTATAGGATTGGAAACAAAACTTTGTTGGTGGTTTGCATGTCCAAACGGCTTGGCAGAATTAACACTGTCCAAACTCATATTCTGTAGTCCATGACCTAATCCACCATTCAATATCATATCCACACCTGATGCACCATTTAAGTACCATTCCCTTGACGATGGTTCTGATGCAAACATACTATGGCTTGTGGATGGTAGGCTTTGCTTGGTAGCTGCAGATTGAGGACGCTGCATTACAATTACTGATTCTCGCAAACTTCCATTTGGGATTGCACTTTTCACCTCATTTCCTCCTGCCACATGTCGCATGTTTGACTTCAGTTGCGGTACAGCAACAGGCAAAGGAGAAGACACCACGTAAGGAACTGATGGAACTGAGTTGGCATTAAGCCGCCTCTTCTCAGGTGGAACAAATTGTTGACGACCCATCTCTGGCTTAATTGATGCGGCCAATGGCTGAAAGCCTTTAATTGCAGGTTCCTTTGAACCATTACCATTTATCAAAAGCTTATAGTTTAAGtccttctcctctctcctcaTTTGTTGAGCACCTATTGAAGAAAATCCATTTGTTTGAGGCCTTGCAGGATTCTGCGCAAGCATGACTTGCTGCTTGTTAGCCAAGCCACTTGAATCACCAGATCCCTCAGGCTTAGATGGGACTGTAGTTGATTCTTGCTTGTGTGCCTTCAAGACCTCCTCAGCCTTTTCTAGATCACCCTCACAGGAAACAACTGCCCTTTCAACCTCCTGCTTTGTACACCGATATTTCGCCTCCAAGCTCGCAAACTTTGCAAGCTCATCAGCTATATCAATCTTCAAGTTAGCTCCAGACTGTTGATCTGCTGCAAGTTGCTGCTTGGTTTCCTCACTGCCATCAAAGTTGCAGAGCCAGGTAACAGACTCCTCAACAC
This genomic interval carries:
- the LOC133884603 gene encoding uncharacterized protein LOC133884603 — encoded protein: MPSASKSKLKNRSAAKEQPKVAAKPMGNGTLASTYNNLSGKFHVLEPSASLLGSQGNDKFRNTDEIDGHSRSSHGTGDYDCASNNGSCSGESEDPKEKSTSTAPRVDSVPGCDIDKREKIRQKNEKKHQRQKERRAQELHERCKGYLMSRKLEALSQKLVAMGFSSDQATMALIQNEGCVEESVTWLCNFDGSEETKQQLAADQQSGANLKIDIADELAKFASLEAKYRCTKQEVERAVVSCEGDLEKAEEVLKAHKQESTTVPSKPEGSGDSSGLANKQQVMLAQNPARPQTNGFSSIGAQQMRREEKDLNYKLLINGNGSKEPAIKGFQPLAASIKPEMGRQQFVPPEKRRLNANSVPSVPYVVSSPLPVAVPQLKSNMRHVAGGNEVKSAIPNGSLRESVIVMQRPQSAATKQSLPSTSHSMFASEPSSREWYLNGASGVDMILNGGLGHGLQNMSLDSVNSAKPFGHANHQQSFVSNPIELAANGWGGTWGSGGTSSSRAVVSSHGAFRGWSSSEPSSTLSHADWRTNGLAPYDYTSVDWSVDTTLLNPAAKRERLSDTWSTMFMGGRSARAPGNLSGAGIPGLHDSNHPMDPALSPRSYEWSSYCRGGSS